A region from the Pelodiscus sinensis isolate JC-2024 chromosome 11, ASM4963464v1, whole genome shotgun sequence genome encodes:
- the RHOA gene encoding transforming protein RhoA, whose translation MAAIRKKLVIVGDGACGKTCLLIVFSKDQFPEVYVPTVFENYVADIEVDGKQVELALWDTAGQEDYDRLRPLSYPDTDVILMCFSIDSPDSLENIPEKWTPEVKHFCPNVPIILVGNKKDLRNDEHTRRELAKMKQEPVKPEEGRDMANRIGAFGYMECSAKTKDGVREVFEMATRAALQARRGKKKSGCLLV comes from the exons ATGGCAGCCATTCGGAAAAAACTGGTTATAGTGGGTGATGGTGCCTGTGGAAAGACCTGTCTGCTGATTGTATTTAGCAAAGACCAATTCCCTGAAGTTTATGTTCCCACAGTGTTTGAAAACTATGTAGCAGATATTGAAGTGGATGGAAAGCAG GTTGAGTTGGCCCTGTGGGATACGGCAGGACAAGAAGATTATGATCGACTTAGGCCTCTGTCTTATCCAGACACTGATGTTATACTTATGTGTTTTTCAATTGATAGTCCTGATAGTTTAG AAAACATCCCTGAGAAATGGACCCCAGAGGTGAAACATTTCTGCCCCAACGTGCCCATCATCCTGGTGGGGAACAAGAAGGACCTGAGAAATGATGAGCACACACGACGAGAGCTGGCAAAAATGAAGCAG GAGCCAGTCAAACCGGAAGAGGGCAGAGACATGGCAAACCGCATTGGGGCATTCGGGTACATGGAATGCTCCGCGAAGACCAAAGATGGTGTGAGGGAGGTTTTTGAAATGGCCACTAGAGCTGCTTTGCAAGCCCGACGCGGCAAGAAAAAATCTGGCTGCCTTCTGGTGTAA
- the GPX1 gene encoding glutathione peroxidase 1, translating into MAGLAGLRARPLGAAEPLALGSLLGRVLLVSNVASLUGTTARDFAQLSELQRRHGPGLAVLAFPCNQFGHQENATNEEILLSLKHVRPGKGYEPNFTVFEKCDVNGANAHPLFTFLKEALPFPHDDPMALMTNPQYIIWSPVCRNDISWNFEKFLIGRDGVPYKRYSRHFETIKIQDDIEKLLQQDP; encoded by the exons ATGGCGGGGCTGGCGGGGTTGCGGGCGCGGCCGCTGGGTGCGGCGGAGCCGCTGGCGCTGGGCTCGCTGCTGGGCCGGGTGCTGCTTGTCAGCAACGTGGCGTCGCTCTGAGGCACCACGGCCCGGGACTTCGCCCAGCTCAGCGAGCTGCAGCGGCGCCACGGGCCCGGGCTGGCCGTGCTGGCCTTCCCCTGCAACCAGTTCGGACACCAG GAGAATGCCACCAATGAGGAGATCCTGCTTTCCTTGAAGCACGTCCGCCCCGGCAAAGGGTATGAACCTAACTTCACCGTGTTCGAGAAGTGTGATGTGAATGGGGCAAATGCTCACCCGCTCTTCACTTTCCTGAAAGAGGCCCTGCCTTTCCCACACGATGACCCAATGGCGCTGATGACCAATCCACAGTACATCATCTGGTCTCCTGTGTGCCGGAATGACATCTCCTGGAACTTCGAGAAGTTCCTCATTGGGCGGGACGGCGTGCCCTACAAGCGCTACAGCCGGCACTTTGAAACCATCAAGATCCAAGATGATATCGAAAAACTCCTCCAGCAAGACCCCTAG